One genomic region from Augochlora pura isolate Apur16 chromosome 7, APUR_v2.2.1, whole genome shotgun sequence encodes:
- the LOC144472195 gene encoding UNC93-like protein MFSD11 isoform X2: MKTQVSLAMPTRACPLFMQSSPLATASFLWPRDELLYSASCILGLGAALIWTGHGQYLTENSNAETMSRNAGVFWAIFQSSMFIGNLFVYFMFTKPKIDSSTRVIVFSVLTGISIAGTCLLATLRSSSQRLVLGEAEGVSSADRELQMTEPARERPWVAAWDAFIDASSLFLTPKMLMLCLTFVYTGLVLTFYSGVYSSSIGFTKAIGESRKSLVGLSGIFIGIGEVIGGAIFGIFASKLTRNCGGWLVVITGFCVHLFAFITIFLNLPNDSPFMDTDEVGFIKPSPTLAMAGSLALGFGDACFNTQIYSLLGTLFTRQSASAFALFKFCQSAAAAISFGYSSSVSLYIQLLILAITIVIGTVAFCYVERVSRREADNAATDTNPTLVE; the protein is encoded by the exons ATGAAGACCCAAGTTTCACTGGCAATGCCTACACGAGCTTGTCCATTATTTATGCAGTCCTCGCCACTTGCAACTG CATCGTTCCTGTGGCCACGAGATGAACTACTCTATAGTGCCTCCTGCATCCTTGGTCTTGGAGCTGCTTTGATATGGACAGGACATGGACAGTACCTAACAGAGAACAGCAATGCCGAAACCATGTCCAGAAATGCAGGAGTGTTCTGGGCAATCTTCCAATCGTCGATGTTCATCGGCAACCTGTTTGTGTACTTCATGTTCACAAAGCCAAAAATTGACAGCTCGACGAGGGTAATCGTTTTTAGCGTGCTAACCGGGATATCCATTGCTGGCACCTGTCTCTTGGCTACTCTGAGGAGTTCATCACAGAGGCTGGTTCTGGGTGAAGCTGAAGGGGTTTCCAGCGCTGACAGGGAACTTCAAATGACAGAGCCTGCAAGAGAAAGGCCATGGGTAGCAGCCTGGGATGCGTTTATAGATGCGTCCAGTCTTTTCTTAACGCCAAAGATGCTTATGCTGTGCTTGACTTTTGTATACACTGGTCTTGTATTAACGTTCTATTCAGGTGTTTACTCGTCAAGCATTGGATTCACCAAAGCAATTGGCGAGTCGCGTAAAAGCCTTGTAGGCCTCTCCGGAATTTTCATTGGAATCGGTGAGGTCATTGGTGGAGCCATCTTTGGTATTTTTGCATCAAAGCTGACTCGCAACTGCGGTGGGTGGTTGGTTGTAATTACGGGATTTTGTGTACATCTATTTGCTTTTATCACCATTTTCTTAAACTTGCCAAACGACTCACCGTTTATGGACACCGACGAAGTAGGGTTCATCAAACCGTCACCAACCTTGGCTATGGCTGGAAGCCTTGCATTGGGTTTTGGTGATGCTTGCTTCAACACTCAAATATACTCATTACTCGGTACTCTTTTTACGAGACAAAGTGCATCAGCCTTCGCGCTATTCAAATTTTGCCAATCTGCCGCGGCTGCAATCAGTTTTGGCTATAGCAGTAGTGTCAGCCTTTACATACAACTTCTTATATTAGCGATAACGATCGTCATCGGTACCGTTGCCTTCTGTTACGTCGAACGCGTTTCCAGAAGAGAAGCCGATAATGCCGCGACTGATACAAACCCTACTCTCGTTGAATAG
- the LOC144472195 gene encoding UNC93-like protein MFSD11 isoform X1, with protein sequence MTINRNFINVMILSWGFMLVFTAFQTMGNIEKTVLQSITDEDPSFTGNAYTSLSIIYAVLATCNWLAPSYISMSGPRVAIITGACCYVLFIASFLWPRDELLYSASCILGLGAALIWTGHGQYLTENSNAETMSRNAGVFWAIFQSSMFIGNLFVYFMFTKPKIDSSTRVIVFSVLTGISIAGTCLLATLRSSSQRLVLGEAEGVSSADRELQMTEPARERPWVAAWDAFIDASSLFLTPKMLMLCLTFVYTGLVLTFYSGVYSSSIGFTKAIGESRKSLVGLSGIFIGIGEVIGGAIFGIFASKLTRNCGGWLVVITGFCVHLFAFITIFLNLPNDSPFMDTDEVGFIKPSPTLAMAGSLALGFGDACFNTQIYSLLGTLFTRQSASAFALFKFCQSAAAAISFGYSSSVSLYIQLLILAITIVIGTVAFCYVERVSRREADNAATDTNPTLVE encoded by the exons ATGACTATAAataggaattttataaatgtgaTGATACTGAGTTGGGGTTTCATGTTAGTATTTACCGCATTTCAAACGATGGGAAACATTGAG aaAACCGTGTTGCAAAGTATTACGGATGAAGACCCAAGTTTCACTGGCAATGCCTACACGAGCTTGTCCATTATTTATGCAGTCCTCGCCACTTGCAACTGGTTAGCTCCATCGTACATCTCTATGTCAGGGCCACGAGTTGCTATAATAACTGGCGCTTGCTGTTACGTCCTTTTCATAGCATCGTTCCTGTGGCCACGAGATGAACTACTCTATAGTGCCTCCTGCATCCTTGGTCTTGGAGCTGCTTTGATATGGACAGGACATGGACAGTACCTAACAGAGAACAGCAATGCCGAAACCATGTCCAGAAATGCAGGAGTGTTCTGGGCAATCTTCCAATCGTCGATGTTCATCGGCAACCTGTTTGTGTACTTCATGTTCACAAAGCCAAAAATTGACAGCTCGACGAGGGTAATCGTTTTTAGCGTGCTAACCGGGATATCCATTGCTGGCACCTGTCTCTTGGCTACTCTGAGGAGTTCATCACAGAGGCTGGTTCTGGGTGAAGCTGAAGGGGTTTCCAGCGCTGACAGGGAACTTCAAATGACAGAGCCTGCAAGAGAAAGGCCATGGGTAGCAGCCTGGGATGCGTTTATAGATGCGTCCAGTCTTTTCTTAACGCCAAAGATGCTTATGCTGTGCTTGACTTTTGTATACACTGGTCTTGTATTAACGTTCTATTCAGGTGTTTACTCGTCAAGCATTGGATTCACCAAAGCAATTGGCGAGTCGCGTAAAAGCCTTGTAGGCCTCTCCGGAATTTTCATTGGAATCGGTGAGGTCATTGGTGGAGCCATCTTTGGTATTTTTGCATCAAAGCTGACTCGCAACTGCGGTGGGTGGTTGGTTGTAATTACGGGATTTTGTGTACATCTATTTGCTTTTATCACCATTTTCTTAAACTTGCCAAACGACTCACCGTTTATGGACACCGACGAAGTAGGGTTCATCAAACCGTCACCAACCTTGGCTATGGCTGGAAGCCTTGCATTGGGTTTTGGTGATGCTTGCTTCAACACTCAAATATACTCATTACTCGGTACTCTTTTTACGAGACAAAGTGCATCAGCCTTCGCGCTATTCAAATTTTGCCAATCTGCCGCGGCTGCAATCAGTTTTGGCTATAGCAGTAGTGTCAGCCTTTACATACAACTTCTTATATTAGCGATAACGATCGTCATCGGTACCGTTGCCTTCTGTTACGTCGAACGCGTTTCCAGAAGAGAAGCCGATAATGCCGCGACTGATACAAACCCTACTCTCGTTGAATAG